A DNA window from Eptesicus fuscus isolate TK198812 chromosome 8, DD_ASM_mEF_20220401, whole genome shotgun sequence contains the following coding sequences:
- the POU4F1 gene encoding POU domain, class 4, transcription factor 1 produces the protein MMSMNSKQPHFAMHPTLPEHKYPSLHSSSEAIRRACLPTPPLQSNLFASLDETLLARAEALAAVDIAVSQGKSHPFKPDATYHTMNSVPCTSTSTVPLAHHHHHHHHHQALEPGDLLDHISSPSLALMAGAGGAGSAGGGGGAHDGPGGGGPGGGGGPGGGGPGGGGGGGPGGGGGGPGGGLLGGSAHPHPHMHGLGHLSHPAAAAAMNMPSGLPHPGLVAAAAHHGAAAAAAAAAAGQVAAASAAAAVVGAAGLASICDSDTDPRELEAFAERFKQRRIKLGVTQADVGSALANLKIPGVGSLSQSTICRFESLTLSHNNMIALKPILQAWLEEAEGAQREKMNKPELFNGGEKKRKRTSIAAPEKRSLEAYFAVQPRPSSEKIAAIAEKLDLKKNVVRVWFCNQRQKQKRMKFSATY, from the exons ATGATGTCCATGAACAGCAAGCAGCCTCACTTTGCCATGCATCCCACCCTCCCTGAGCACAAGTACCCATCGCTGCACTCCAGCTCCGAGGCCATCCGGCGGGCCTGCCTGCCCACGCCGCCG CTGCAGAGCAACCTCTTCGCCAGCCTCGACGAAACGCTGCTGGCGCGGGCCGAGGCGCTGGCGGCTGTGGACATCGCCGTGTCCCAGGGCAAGAGCCACCCGTTCAAGCCGGACGCCACGTACCACACGATGAACAGCGTGCCGTGCACGTCCACGTCCACCGTGCCGCTggcgcaccaccaccaccaccaccaccaccaccaggcgcTCGAGCCCGGAGACCTGCTGGACCACATCTCCTCCCCGTCGCTGGCGCTCATGGCCGGCGCGGGCGGCGCGGGCTCGgcgggcggcggtggcggcgcccACGACGGTCCGGGGGGCGGCGGtccggggggcggcggcggccccggcggcggcggccccgggggcggcggcggcggcggcccggggggcgggggcggcggcccgGGCGGCGGGCTGTTGGGCGGCTCCGCACACCCGCACCCGCACATGCACGGCCTGGGCCACCTGTCGcacccggcggcggcggccgccatGAACATGCCGTCGGGGCTGCCGCACCCCGggctggtggcggcggcggcgcacCACggcgctgcggcggcggcggcggcggcggcggcggggcaggTGGCGGCGGCGTCGGCGGCCGCGGCCGTGGTGGGCGCGGCCGGCCTGGCGTCCATCTGCGACTCGGACACGGACCCGCGCGAGCTCGAGGCGTTCGCGGAGCGCTTCAAGCAGCGGCGCATCAAGCTGGGCGTGACGCAGGCCGACGTGGGCTCGGCGCTGGCCAACCTCAAGATCCCGGGCGTGGGCTCGCTCAGCCAGAGCACCATCTGCAGGTTCGAGTCGCTCACGCTCTCGCACAACAACATGATCGCGCTCAAGCCCATCCTCCAGGCGTGGCTGGAGGAGGCCGAGGGCGCGCAGCGCGAGAAAATGAACAAGCCCGAGCTCTTCAACGGAGGCGAGAAGAAGCGCAAGCGGACTTCCATCGCCGCGCCCGAGAAGCGCTCCCTCGAGGCCTACTTCGCAGTGCAGCCGCGGCCCTCCTCGGAGAAGATCGCCGCCATCGCCGAGAAACTGGACCTCAAAAAGAACGTGGTGCGGGTGTGGTTTTGCAACCAGAGACAGAAGCAGAAGCGGATGAAATTCTCCGCCACTtactga